The segment ATTTAAGGTTTCATCTGTTGGGGGATGCTGAATAATAAGCTTTGCACGCAAAATATCTCCATCAAAATTAGGGATCGAAACGGACAAATGGGTCGCATTTTGTGCATAGGACATATCAATCATCATTTCACTATTTTTAAATGATACAGATTCTAAAACTTGTGTAGGCATTTTTAATTTGCCACCGAAGGGAATAGTTATTGTTTTTTCAAAATAGCGCTGTGTTTCATATTCAAGAAAATAAACGAAGCAGACCGCTGCGTAATCTAGATGACTAATCGTAGCAGAAAATAGGATTTCGTCACCGAAGACACACCAATAGTTCCATTTCTTTTTGCGCATAATATGACCGCTTAAATTGCTATAAATAAGAGGCTTGCGCGCAAATCCAATGGCTGCTGGATTTAAGTTACCTTTTTTATCGCATAAAAAAGTAGGCTGTAAAATTTCTTTCTCAGCATGCTGCTTCACATTCAACATCCCTTCTAGTCATAAGATAAATTTGATTGTTCTGTTATTTTTATTGTAGCAAAAATGCTTTGGAAAATGGAAAGGATCGTGCTGAATATCCCGTACTTTTAGTAAGAATATGAGTAAGGGCCTAACTAATAGAATGCTCTTAATAGACATATGATGACATGGGGAGGTGTATGGCAAAAGTGTATAATAGGCAAGCTGCTGTACAATATGCTAATTATTGGTGGGATAAACGTAATCCAGCTTTTCCAAACTTTGATGTAGATTGTACGAACTATATTTCTCAATGTTTACGTGCAGGGGGTGCACCGATGCGAGGAGCGCCGAATCGAGAGAAAGGTTGGTGGATTCAACAAGGAAATTGGAGCTTTAGCTGGTCTGTTGCCCATTCATTAAGATGGTACTTAGAAGGGTCTACAACTGGTTTAAAGGGTAGACGTGTACAATCTGCACAGGAGTTAGAGCTTGGCGATATTATTTTTTATGATTTTCAAGGAAATGGGAGAATTGATCATTCGGTAATTGTAACAAGTATTCAAAATGGTATCCCTTATGTGAATGCTCATACTTCAGATAGCATTCATCGACCGTATTTTTATGAGGATTCTACTGCTTATACGCCAAATATGACTTATTTTTTCTACCATATAGACGATAGCTTTGCTTAAAAAGAGATAGTTTTAAAGCATAGGAATTTATGATACTGTGAAAGGTAGAAAAGAAAAATTGTCTTAGGGTAGAAGGAGAATGGGGATATGAGTGAACAATTTTTATCTGTGAGAGATGCCATTATTCAACGTCGTTCCATTAAAAAATTTAATGGTCAGCCTGTAGATCGTGAGGATTTACTCGCTATTATTGATGATGCTGTATGGGCGCCAAACCATGGCAACCGTGAGCCTTGGCGTTTAGTTGTTGCATGTGGTGAGGAATTAACAAAGCTGCATGAATTATTGCGCGATTTAGCAATTCCAAAATGGCAGGAGCTATCGCATGAAACATTGGCGAAGCAAATGGAGAAGTTTACAACTCCTGGAGGCTATGCCTTTGTCATTGTACCAGAGGATGTGCGTCAAAAAGAGCGCTTAGAGGATTATGCAGCAGCAAGCATCTTTATTCAAAATATTCAACTGCTAGCGTGGGATAGAGGCATAGGGTCTTGCTGGAAAACACCAGCTTTCTT is part of the Lysinibacillus sp. FSL K6-0232 genome and harbors:
- a CDS encoding nitroreductase family protein, which gives rise to MSEQFLSVRDAIIQRRSIKKFNGQPVDREDLLAIIDDAVWAPNHGNREPWRLVVACGEELTKLHELLRDLAIPKWQELSHETLAKQMEKFTTPGGYAFVIVPEDVRQKERLEDYAAASIFIQNIQLLAWDRGIGSCWKTPAFLDQPKFREALKVQPGERVIAMLQLGYFDEVPKGKERKAAAEIVTIFGKQ
- a CDS encoding amidase domain-containing protein produces the protein MAKVYNRQAAVQYANYWWDKRNPAFPNFDVDCTNYISQCLRAGGAPMRGAPNREKGWWIQQGNWSFSWSVAHSLRWYLEGSTTGLKGRRVQSAQELELGDIIFYDFQGNGRIDHSVIVTSIQNGIPYVNAHTSDSIHRPYFYEDSTAYTPNMTYFFYHIDDSFA